In a single window of the Manis javanica isolate MJ-LG chromosome 16, MJ_LKY, whole genome shotgun sequence genome:
- the LOC108390289 gene encoding ubiquitin-conjugating enzyme E2 N-like produces the protein MKRAEPETRPEAELGSEEMAQLPRRIIKEIQCLLEEPIPGIKAEPDESNTRYFHVTMAGPPDSPFEGGTFKLELFLPEEYPMAAPKVRFMTKIYHPNVDKLGRTCLDTLTDKWTPAVQIRTVLLWIQDLLSAPNPDDLLANDVAEHWKTNEAQAKETARAWTRLYAMNNA, from the coding sequence ATGAAGCGAGCGGAGCCTGAGACTAGACCAGAGGCCGAACTGGGGTCTGAGGAGATGGCCCAACTGCCCCGCAGGATTATCAAGGAAATCCAGTGTTTGCTGGAAGAACCAATTCCGGGTATTAAAGCAGAACCGGATGAGAGCAACACCCGTTATTTTCATGTGACCATGGCTGGCCCTCCGGATTCCCCCTTTGAAGGAGGGACTTTTAAACTTGAACTGTTCCTTCCAGAAGAATACCCGATGGCAGCCCCGAAAGTACGTTTCATGACCAAAATTTATCATCCTAATGTAGACAAGTTGGGAAGAACATGTTTGGATACTTTGACAGATAAATGGACCCCAGCAGTGCAGATCCGCACAGTTCTGCTGTGGATCCAGGATTTGTTAAGTGCTCCCAACCCAGACGATCTATTGGCAAATGACGTAGCGGAGCACTGGAAGACCAACGAAGCGCAAGCCAAAGAAACAGCCAGAGCGTGGACCAGGCTGTATGCCATGAATAACGCTTAA